The region ATATCCTGAACTTCAAAGAAAGTTCGGCCTAAAATGTTGGCGGTGTGCGTTAAAGCAATTTCGCGTTGTGCCTGGTCTAAAGGTTCTTCCTGTAAAACGGCTTTTTCCAGTTTTTGCCAATCGCGGGTAACGCTTCCTTCTTCATCTATAATTACGCGCCGCATTATTTTATGCGATTCTACAAACAAAAAGGTAAGGTGAGTAAGAATATCATAGATCTCAGAACGCCCGCGAGTAATTTCAATATTCATTTGCTCGTTGTCTATACGGTAACAATTACGACGCCTTTTTGGCGGAATAATAGGCTTAAAATGCGAATTACCGTAGCCTTCATCACTGGTAAGATTAATAAAGCGACATTCTTCAATACCTTTTGGTAAACGATCTACCACGTAAAGTAGGCCGCTTAACTCTGCTTTATCATCGGCAATAGAACCGTAAATTTCAGGACGTAGAATAAGTAAAGATTCCCTTAGCGTTTCACCGGAAACTCCCATAGGTTTATAAAATCCACGATTAAAAAGGTGGCGCATAGTAATATACATACGCTCTATGGCATGAGTACTTTCCTGGGCGCGGGTGCGGCCTAGTAATTTTAAATTCGTCATTTATTGTATTTTCTTAAATTTTCTTCAAGCACTTCGGCTATTTTTCTGTCATTTGAAAGACGGGCAAGTTTAAACTGTCCTCCTAATTTACCAATAGACTTCATATATTGATTAAATCCGTCTTTCTGAATTTTAGTTATTTTTAAAGGCTGAAGTATTTTGCCTTCAATTAAATCGAAATAATATGAATTTTGCTCCTGAAGTGTTTTTTCTAAAATACTATGGAATTCTTCCATGTTTTCAGGCTCTTCTTCAAATTCTATAAACCACTCGTGATAAGGTAATTCATCATTTTCAGGAGTAATTTGAGGAGCAACCGTAAATTCGCTTATCCGCGACTTGGTAGTATTTATAGCCTCCTGCATAGCCTCTTCAACTTCTTTACCGATAACGTGTTCTCCAAAAGCAGAAATGTAATGTTTGATGCGTCCTGAAACAATCACGCGATATGGTTTTAAAGAAGTAAACTGTACGGTGTCTCCCATATTGTAGCCCCAAAGCCCGGCATTGGTAGAAACAATTATTACATAATTAACCCCTTTTTCTACTTCTCCTATCGTTAAACGCTTCGGATTTTCTTCAAAAAATTCATCGGTTCTAATAAATTCATAGAACATTCCCGAATCTAGCTGGAGCAACATTCCTTTTTCGTTTTGTTTATCCTGAAAAGCGAAAAATCCTTCTGAAGCAGGATATAATTCTATGCTATCTACTTTTCTTCCAATTAGGTTTTCAAATTTGGCCCGATAGGGTTCATAATGTACCCCACCGTAAATAAACAGGTTGAAATTAGGAAATAGCTCCCCCACTTTCTTACCGGTCTTTTGCTGAAGTCGTTCAAAATACATTTGTACCCAGGAAGGAATACCGCTAATAACGCTCATATCTTCGTGAAGGGTTTCTTCAACTATGGCATCTACTTTGGTTTCCCAATCTTCTATGC is a window of Salegentibacter salegens DNA encoding:
- a CDS encoding GH3 family domain-containing protein, producing MSLKSFGAKIFANYIRKKIDKWASQPEATQQKVFQELIEKGKNTKFGQDHDFRNIKTYNDFAKNVPIRDYEELRFYVDKMVAGEEDILWPGKPLYYAKTSGTTSGAKYIPLTKDSMPAHINAARNAILCYIAETGNAKFVDGKMIFLQGSPEMDEKNGVKLGRLSGIVAHYVPSYLQKNRMPSWKTNCIEDWETKVDAIVEETLHEDMSVISGIPSWVQMYFERLQQKTGKKVGELFPNFNLFIYGGVHYEPYRAKFENLIGRKVDSIELYPASEGFFAFQDKQNEKGMLLQLDSGMFYEFIRTDEFFEENPKRLTIGEVEKGVNYVIIVSTNAGLWGYNMGDTVQFTSLKPYRVIVSGRIKHYISAFGEHVIGKEVEEAMQEAINTTKSRISEFTVAPQITPENDELPYHEWFIEFEEEPENMEEFHSILEKTLQEQNSYYFDLIEGKILQPLKITKIQKDGFNQYMKSIGKLGGQFKLARLSNDRKIAEVLEENLRKYNK